The following are encoded in a window of Lichenicola cladoniae genomic DNA:
- the kdsA gene encoding 3-deoxy-8-phosphooctulonate synthase yields the protein MSISAPNQTVTVGKVVFGNALPLSLIAGPCQIESRDHAFECAHALKEITSRLGIGFVFKSSYDKANRTSGSGTRGVGLAAAVQIFADIGAELQVPLLTDVHECQHCAIVGEVVDILQIPAFLCRQTDLLIAAAETGRVVNVKKGQFLAPWDMRNVIAKVTGAGNPNVMATERGASFGYNTLVSDFRSLPIMAGFGAPVIFDATHSVQQPGGQGTSSGGQREFVSVLARAAVAVGVAGLFIETHPDPDNAPSDGPNMIALRDFEALIRNLMRYDQVTKSAPSLA from the coding sequence ATGTCCATCAGCGCCCCGAACCAAACCGTCACCGTCGGCAAGGTGGTGTTCGGCAACGCACTGCCGTTGTCGCTCATCGCCGGTCCCTGCCAGATCGAGAGCAGGGACCACGCCTTCGAGTGCGCCCACGCCCTCAAGGAGATCACCAGCCGGCTCGGCATCGGCTTCGTGTTCAAGAGCTCGTACGACAAGGCGAATCGCACCAGCGGGTCCGGCACCCGCGGTGTTGGGCTGGCGGCGGCCGTGCAGATCTTTGCCGATATCGGCGCCGAGTTGCAGGTCCCGCTCCTGACCGACGTGCACGAGTGCCAGCACTGCGCCATCGTCGGCGAAGTGGTCGACATCCTGCAGATCCCGGCCTTCCTGTGCCGGCAGACCGACCTGCTGATCGCCGCCGCCGAGACGGGGAGGGTGGTCAACGTCAAGAAGGGCCAGTTCCTCGCCCCGTGGGACATGCGCAACGTGATCGCCAAGGTCACCGGCGCCGGCAATCCCAACGTCATGGCGACCGAGCGCGGCGCCTCGTTCGGCTACAACACCCTGGTCTCCGACTTCCGGTCCCTGCCGATCATGGCCGGCTTCGGCGCGCCGGTGATTTTCGACGCCACCCATTCCGTGCAGCAGCCCGGCGGCCAGGGCACCAGTTCCGGCGGCCAGCGTGAGTTCGTGTCCGTGCTGGCGCGCGCCGCCGTCGCGGTCGGCGTGGCCGGCCTGTTCATCGAGACCCATCCCGATCCCGACAACGCTCCGTCCGACGGCCCCAACATGATCGCGCTGCGCGATTTCGAGGCCCTGATCCGCAACCTCATGCGCTACGACCAGGTCACCAAGTCGGCCCCGAGCCTCGCATGA
- a CDS encoding YggT family protein, with amino-acid sequence MITAIFALLYLVIRIYVAVLLISCLFSLLFAFGVLDNRNRLVRTVGEFLYRATEPVLAPVRRILPQFGNVDLSPLVVLLVAQYLLVPLLIAVETAILTHSTQQFFS; translated from the coding sequence GTGATCACGGCCATCTTTGCCCTGCTCTACCTCGTCATACGTATCTACGTGGCGGTGCTGCTGATTTCCTGCCTGTTCAGCCTGCTGTTCGCATTCGGGGTTCTGGACAACCGCAATCGCCTGGTCCGCACCGTCGGCGAGTTCCTGTATCGCGCCACCGAGCCCGTGCTGGCACCGGTTCGCCGTATCCTGCCGCAGTTCGGCAATGTCGATTTGAGCCCGCTGGTGGTCCTGCTGGTCGCCCAGTACCTGCTGGTGCCGCTGCTGATCGCCGTCGAGACGGCCATCCTTACCCACTCGACGCAGCAATTCTTTTCGTGA
- a CDS encoding 3-deoxy-manno-octulosonate cytidylyltransferase: MNPVIVIPARLGSTRLPLKPLALIGGEAMIVHVWRRAMETELGPVIVAVDHPDIAEAIGNAGGRAILTRTDHPSGTDRIAEALSLADPDRLHDVVINIQGDLPTVAPHVTRLTAALLDHPEVMLATPVALITDPHELAAPSVVKMVGTPIGPDRFRALYFTRAQAPWGDGPLYHHIGLYAWRRSAFERFVSLPPSVLELREKLEQLRALEAGMRIDAVLVDDVPLGVDTPADLARARSILDRSAAPPDLHATAVA, encoded by the coding sequence ATGAATCCGGTCATCGTCATCCCGGCGCGGCTGGGCTCGACCCGGCTGCCGCTGAAGCCACTGGCCCTCATCGGCGGGGAGGCGATGATCGTCCATGTCTGGCGCCGCGCGATGGAAACCGAACTCGGCCCGGTCATTGTCGCGGTCGATCATCCCGACATCGCGGAGGCGATCGGCAACGCCGGCGGCCGCGCCATCCTGACCCGGACCGACCACCCGTCCGGCACCGACCGCATCGCCGAGGCTCTTTCCCTGGCCGACCCGGACCGCCTGCATGACGTGGTGATCAACATCCAGGGCGACCTGCCCACGGTGGCGCCGCATGTCACCCGCCTGACCGCCGCCCTGCTGGACCATCCGGAGGTGATGCTGGCGACCCCGGTCGCGCTGATCACCGATCCGCATGAATTGGCCGCGCCGAGCGTCGTGAAGATGGTTGGCACGCCGATCGGCCCGGACCGGTTCCGCGCCCTCTATTTCACCCGCGCCCAGGCCCCCTGGGGCGACGGCCCGCTCTATCATCATATCGGCCTCTATGCCTGGCGCAGAAGCGCGTTCGAGCGGTTCGTCTCGCTTCCTCCGTCGGTGCTCGAACTGCGGGAAAAACTCGAGCAGTTGCGCGCCCTGGAAGCCGGCATGCGGATCGACGCCGTGCTGGTGGACGACGTGCCGCTGGGCGTGGACACGCCGGCCGATCTGGCGCGCGCGCGTTCCATCCTCGACCGGTCCGCAGCGCCGCCGGACCTGCACGCGACGGCGGTTGCATGA
- a CDS encoding KpsF/GutQ family sugar-phosphate isomerase produces MSSIPKADRPANSAVAAPPATAAIAAASASVGRTLEIEQRGLASVHRALADGLAEAFAGAAEIIERATGNVIVTGMGKSGHVGRKIAATLSSTGTPSHYVHPVEASHGDLGVLRDTDVVLAISWSGETAELADIVEYTRRFGVPLVALTSRPDSALGRAADIGLFLPASEEACPNGLAPTTSTTMQLAAGDALAILLLERRGFTATDFNRYHPGGKLGQRLMQVRRLMHEGADMPLVTISARLSDGIVEMSSKRFGIVGVVDLEGYLVGVLTDGDVRRAFSDSFTDRPIVEVMGATPQTVGGDTLAVTVLARMNESRITSIFVVEDGRPAGLVHVHDLLRARLA; encoded by the coding sequence GTGTCCAGCATTCCCAAGGCCGACCGGCCCGCCAACTCCGCTGTTGCTGCGCCGCCGGCCACTGCCGCGATCGCCGCCGCGTCTGCCAGTGTCGGCCGCACTCTCGAGATCGAGCAGCGCGGATTGGCATCCGTGCATCGGGCACTCGCCGACGGCCTCGCGGAAGCATTTGCCGGCGCGGCCGAGATCATCGAGCGCGCGACCGGCAACGTGATCGTCACCGGAATGGGCAAGTCCGGCCACGTGGGCCGCAAGATTGCCGCGACGCTGTCCTCGACCGGCACACCCAGCCACTACGTGCATCCGGTCGAGGCCAGCCACGGCGATCTCGGCGTTTTGCGCGACACCGACGTGGTGCTGGCGATCTCCTGGTCCGGCGAAACCGCCGAGCTTGCCGATATCGTGGAATACACCCGCCGCTTCGGGGTGCCGCTGGTGGCACTCACCTCCCGGCCCGACAGCGCGCTGGGGCGTGCCGCCGATATCGGGCTGTTCCTGCCGGCGTCCGAGGAGGCCTGCCCGAACGGCCTGGCGCCGACCACCTCGACCACGATGCAGCTCGCCGCCGGCGATGCGCTGGCGATCCTGCTGCTGGAACGGCGCGGCTTCACCGCGACCGACTTCAACCGCTACCACCCGGGCGGCAAGCTCGGCCAGCGCCTGATGCAGGTGCGGCGTCTCATGCACGAGGGTGCCGACATGCCGCTGGTGACGATCTCCGCCCGCCTGTCCGACGGAATCGTCGAAATGAGCTCGAAGCGCTTCGGCATCGTCGGCGTGGTGGATCTGGAAGGCTATCTGGTCGGCGTGCTGACCGACGGCGACGTCCGCCGCGCCTTCAGCGACAGCTTCACCGATCGCCCGATCGTCGAGGTGATGGGCGCCACGCCGCAGACGGTGGGCGGGGATACACTGGCGGTGACAGTCCTGGCGCGGATGAACGAGTCTCGGATCACCAGTATCTTTGTGGTTGAGGATGGCCGGCCGGCTGGGCTGGTGCACGTTCATGATCTGCTTAGGGCTAGATTAGCGTAA
- a CDS encoding glycosyltransferase 61 family protein has protein sequence MTLSKVLLRESSIQRCEFLNGNAEYFLDDPVIQKCTALFYPKIWAVYDKSRKMIVNSGYFRGPAPAVINAQLSLGEDWPEKADVAPEGDYYYIGPVHAHYGHFLLATFSRLWALRHFKSKKFRLVTYALPDLDKHPYINTLLEAAGYSTADCITFPRPTWIKDLIIPGPSFEETNFVHAAYSKLCVETGINLTASILPTGRSTPAYIAKFALNGGVALLENEEVIANIMTHHGVDVVFPEQMTLGQQIRLFSERDCIAGLTGSAFHTASFTRKRRMLILAYRSQVLSNQLLVDKAGDHQTDYLYPRFGVTEHKTNEFATVYHMERPEQVAEDLLRAMDVAASRSSSTPLKLGYDEALTPSLPDTVNVALGKPASASSTSPHSFRMTNAETAGKAVSGLCTGGFAFHTSFDADPWWKVDLEKVTDIQEIRIFNRSDRLQERASHLIVSASNDDVLYHEIYRREDDEPFGGLEGGPLQILPEIPIAARFVKISLLKRNHMHFDQVAIYAASTPVKRPVALVPSFEPVKPAIGRDAPLHKKLQVWFRGGTV, from the coding sequence ATGACCCTATCAAAAGTTCTACTTCGTGAAAGCTCGATCCAGCGTTGCGAATTTTTAAACGGGAATGCCGAGTATTTTCTCGATGATCCCGTCATCCAAAAGTGTACAGCGCTTTTCTATCCAAAGATTTGGGCCGTCTACGATAAAAGTAGGAAGATGATTGTCAATTCCGGCTACTTCCGAGGACCCGCGCCTGCTGTCATCAATGCGCAACTGTCACTCGGTGAAGACTGGCCTGAGAAAGCGGATGTCGCCCCGGAAGGGGACTATTACTATATCGGCCCGGTCCATGCCCACTACGGCCATTTCCTCCTCGCGACCTTCTCGCGACTGTGGGCATTACGACACTTCAAATCAAAGAAGTTTCGCCTTGTCACTTACGCTCTGCCCGACCTCGACAAACACCCGTACATCAATACACTTCTCGAGGCAGCCGGGTATTCGACTGCTGACTGCATTACTTTCCCTAGACCCACATGGATAAAGGATTTGATCATTCCTGGCCCAAGCTTCGAGGAGACAAATTTTGTTCATGCAGCCTATTCAAAGCTTTGTGTTGAAACAGGAATCAATCTCACCGCGTCGATACTTCCTACTGGTCGCAGCACGCCCGCATATATTGCAAAGTTCGCCTTGAATGGCGGCGTCGCCTTGTTGGAGAACGAGGAGGTGATCGCTAACATCATGACCCACCACGGCGTAGACGTGGTGTTCCCAGAGCAGATGACACTCGGACAGCAGATCCGGTTGTTTTCAGAACGGGATTGCATAGCCGGACTGACAGGTTCCGCATTTCATACTGCGAGTTTCACTCGAAAACGTAGGATGCTCATCCTGGCCTATCGCAGTCAGGTCTTAAGCAACCAACTCCTAGTAGACAAGGCTGGCGACCACCAAACAGACTATCTTTACCCACGTTTTGGCGTTACCGAGCATAAGACTAACGAGTTCGCGACTGTCTACCATATGGAGCGCCCAGAACAGGTCGCCGAAGATCTCCTCCGCGCCATGGATGTAGCAGCCTCCAGATCGTCCAGCACTCCACTGAAGCTGGGATATGACGAAGCATTGACGCCAAGCTTGCCGGATACGGTTAACGTGGCCCTCGGCAAGCCTGCCTCGGCCAGTTCCACCAGCCCGCACTCATTCAGGATGACCAATGCCGAAACAGCAGGCAAAGCCGTCAGCGGACTTTGCACAGGAGGCTTTGCATTCCACACTTCCTTTGACGCCGACCCATGGTGGAAGGTGGATCTGGAGAAGGTAACCGATATCCAGGAGATCAGGATCTTCAATCGCTCCGATCGCCTCCAGGAGCGTGCGTCACACCTGATTGTAAGTGCATCCAACGATGACGTCCTCTATCACGAAATTTACCGACGCGAGGACGACGAGCCGTTCGGTGGCTTGGAAGGCGGTCCTTTGCAGATTCTACCCGAGATTCCAATTGCGGCTCGTTTTGTGAAGATCTCGCTGCTGAAGCGGAACCACATGCATTTCGATCAGGTGGCAATTTATGCAGCATCAACACCTGTAAAACGCCCGGTAGCGCTGGTTCCAAGCTTCGAGCCCGTCAAGCCGGCCATTGGCCGAGACGCGCCTCTTCACAAAAAGTTGCAAGTCTGGTTCCGGGGGGGAACAGTCTAA
- a CDS encoding glycosyltransferase family 2 protein, with protein MRSKSLLGLIVKNEQQDIAEWLVHHAGLGFDRIVVFDNQSTDETAVVVTELARHLPIDHIRWGDHERSVEGLTKQGAAYAACISDFRSEFDWMCFLDADEFLIPPPGDTILNLLQRFEEASAFALNWQVFGSSGLKSSASRLVMEAFTHRAPNDFDINRHVKMFFRTTDAKAVVNPHFVETTRPALDIWGKVIDWSLPGVTRPDQVIQGDWRLHHYIIRSQTHWEQRVRRRQPGGEAREWNKFKDYDRNDIVDLSALSSARLAHGRLAALGKVYLSVPSSEQLTEPDQTTSIERTSLTSPVLCVINTFSINELRGWAMVPNQVAPTVLDMFVDNQHCRFVTCNTPRPDIQNASVKSLEVGFSITIPNEYIDDDDHVLSFRDANGLPVTILANDTRHTHLDFKFRFTTEVHSCVDAPQQSMLRGWVTCRRSLDGDLITSCDVMVVADNQEIAVVRADRPRPDVAASLMCNSRCGFNLPLPLDYCSTAPKEFRFFLMPERIELIGSPLIATIEHRDDKAGQVISLIERVERLADTIQNMDYEIVKSELRIVRSILEKLMPREGFTTDRYDPWFRQHLRHLRQTASKGKHKTGPLVSVICPVFQPTIEDFRIAVDSVLTQTHENLELILIDDGSNQLALTEVINGYLQSDRRVRVIKNGTNLGISEATNAGLRKAKGVWIAFFDHDDILVDIALERMLAHETTRRVSIIYSDEDKVDQYGFFSEPMFKPQWNYRYLLSVNYINHLTMVKRSALSRIGLLSTHYNGAQDHDFLLRAAEVFTADQIVHVPEVLYHWRKAENSTALLGSTKSYAAEAGVAAIAAHLRRTQRDGRVTAIDGTTRYRVQWDVIPKYRTSIIIPFKDQADLTKLCVERILQHTKLSGLEIVLVDNRSVTCDTQQYLSIVSKNPHVRVMSVDEEFNYSRLNNLAAKTCCSDFFVFMNNDLFIEQDDWLDILIGEADADDTVAIVGGKFVYPDRTIQHGGIILGVGGVAGHAFSHTLSTSSGYGARGIVTHEVSAVTAACMLVRSKVFHEIGGFDEKHLAVAFNDVDLCMRASAVGYRILMSPDFVAEHRESISRGFEDTPEKVERFRTEGNVMINRWGGKITTDPFYNPNFALNGVPFFDLKPFVHSSSRHI; from the coding sequence ATGCGCAGCAAGAGTTTGCTCGGACTTATTGTTAAAAACGAGCAACAGGACATCGCCGAGTGGCTTGTTCACCACGCTGGCCTAGGGTTTGATCGCATTGTCGTATTCGATAACCAGTCAACAGATGAGACTGCGGTGGTCGTTACCGAGTTGGCGCGTCATCTACCAATCGACCACATCAGGTGGGGCGACCACGAGCGTTCGGTTGAGGGATTGACAAAGCAAGGAGCAGCCTATGCAGCCTGTATCTCGGATTTCAGATCAGAGTTCGACTGGATGTGCTTTCTCGACGCCGATGAGTTTCTAATCCCGCCACCGGGCGATACAATTCTAAATCTGCTGCAGCGATTTGAAGAAGCTTCGGCCTTTGCGCTCAACTGGCAGGTCTTCGGATCCTCCGGATTAAAATCAAGCGCCTCGAGACTGGTGATGGAGGCCTTTACCCACCGTGCGCCCAATGACTTCGATATCAACCGGCACGTTAAAATGTTCTTCCGAACAACCGACGCAAAAGCGGTCGTCAACCCACATTTCGTTGAAACCACACGCCCTGCTCTCGATATTTGGGGAAAGGTCATTGATTGGTCATTACCGGGGGTAACCCGCCCGGACCAAGTTATTCAGGGTGATTGGCGCCTGCACCACTACATAATTCGAAGCCAGACTCACTGGGAACAACGTGTTCGACGCCGGCAGCCGGGTGGAGAGGCTCGAGAGTGGAACAAGTTCAAGGACTACGACAGAAATGACATCGTCGACTTGAGCGCCCTCTCCTCCGCGAGACTGGCGCATGGGCGATTAGCTGCTCTCGGAAAAGTCTATCTTTCGGTCCCGTCAAGCGAACAGCTAACAGAACCCGACCAGACAACCTCAATAGAACGCACTTCATTAACATCACCCGTCCTATGCGTCATCAATACTTTCAGTATCAATGAGCTACGGGGATGGGCAATGGTTCCGAATCAGGTTGCCCCTACAGTGTTAGACATGTTCGTGGACAATCAGCACTGCCGTTTTGTTACATGCAATACTCCGCGACCAGACATTCAGAACGCTTCTGTCAAAAGTCTGGAGGTTGGATTTTCAATAACGATACCGAACGAATACATAGACGATGATGATCATGTGCTGTCGTTCCGGGATGCCAACGGGCTTCCAGTGACCATCTTGGCCAACGACACGCGCCACACCCACCTAGATTTTAAGTTCAGATTCACAACCGAAGTCCATAGCTGTGTAGATGCTCCGCAGCAAAGCATGCTACGGGGATGGGTGACGTGTCGTCGATCCCTAGATGGCGATCTTATCACAAGCTGCGACGTAATGGTCGTCGCTGATAACCAGGAAATCGCCGTGGTCCGAGCCGACCGCCCACGACCGGACGTAGCGGCGAGCCTGATGTGCAACAGCCGATGTGGCTTCAACCTGCCACTTCCGTTGGATTACTGTAGTACAGCTCCGAAAGAATTCCGATTTTTCCTGATGCCCGAGCGCATCGAGTTAATTGGAAGTCCACTCATCGCAACCATAGAGCATCGAGATGACAAAGCTGGTCAAGTCATCTCCCTGATCGAACGGGTAGAGAGATTGGCCGACACGATCCAGAACATGGACTACGAGATCGTAAAAAGCGAACTACGCATCGTTCGAAGCATTCTTGAAAAGCTAATGCCGAGAGAAGGATTCACCACTGACCGATACGATCCATGGTTTAGACAGCACCTTCGGCATCTCAGGCAAACGGCTTCGAAAGGAAAACACAAGACCGGACCTCTTGTATCTGTAATTTGCCCGGTTTTCCAACCTACCATCGAGGACTTTCGGATCGCGGTCGACTCCGTGCTAACACAGACTCACGAGAATCTCGAACTTATCCTCATTGATGACGGCAGCAATCAGCTCGCCCTAACTGAAGTCATCAACGGTTATCTCCAATCAGACCGACGAGTTAGGGTGATTAAAAATGGCACTAACTTAGGTATATCCGAAGCAACCAACGCTGGTCTTAGGAAGGCAAAGGGCGTCTGGATCGCATTCTTCGACCATGACGACATCCTAGTCGACATCGCACTAGAAAGAATGTTAGCGCATGAAACTACGCGCCGCGTAAGCATTATATACTCCGACGAAGATAAGGTGGACCAGTATGGATTCTTCTCTGAACCCATGTTCAAGCCGCAATGGAACTACCGTTATCTGCTTTCGGTAAATTACATTAACCATCTAACCATGGTCAAGAGATCCGCTCTTTCCAGAATTGGATTACTGTCAACTCACTACAACGGAGCGCAAGACCACGATTTTCTGCTACGTGCTGCGGAAGTCTTTACAGCAGATCAAATTGTTCATGTCCCTGAAGTGCTTTACCACTGGCGTAAAGCTGAAAATTCGACGGCTCTGCTCGGTTCAACAAAATCCTATGCAGCAGAAGCTGGCGTTGCAGCCATCGCCGCACATCTAAGACGGACCCAACGAGACGGGAGAGTCACCGCGATCGACGGGACAACACGATACAGGGTGCAGTGGGACGTGATACCAAAGTATCGGACTTCCATTATCATTCCGTTTAAAGACCAAGCCGATCTAACCAAGCTTTGCGTTGAACGCATTCTTCAGCATACGAAGTTGTCCGGCTTGGAGATCGTTCTGGTCGACAACCGTTCCGTCACGTGTGATACACAACAATACCTTTCGATAGTGTCTAAAAACCCACACGTTCGAGTAATGTCGGTCGATGAGGAGTTTAACTACTCACGTCTCAACAATCTTGCAGCGAAAACCTGTTGTAGCGATTTTTTTGTCTTCATGAACAACGACCTGTTTATTGAACAAGATGACTGGCTCGATATTTTGATTGGGGAAGCCGATGCCGATGACACAGTTGCTATCGTTGGTGGGAAGTTTGTCTATCCAGACCGGACGATCCAGCATGGGGGCATCATACTAGGCGTCGGGGGCGTCGCCGGTCACGCCTTCAGCCACACCCTTTCAACATCATCAGGTTACGGAGCCCGAGGTATCGTCACCCATGAGGTCTCGGCAGTAACAGCCGCATGCATGCTGGTTCGATCCAAAGTCTTCCACGAAATAGGGGGCTTCGACGAGAAGCACCTTGCTGTCGCTTTCAATGATGTCGATCTCTGTATGCGCGCATCGGCCGTCGGCTATCGTATCCTGATGAGCCCAGACTTTGTGGCTGAGCACCGTGAGTCCATAAGCCGGGGCTTCGAGGACACCCCCGAAAAGGTCGAACGATTCAGGACGGAAGGTAACGTCATGATCAACCGGTGGGGGGGCAAGATCACGACAGATCCTTTCTACAACCCGAATTTCGCACTCAATGGAGTTCCATTTTTCGATCTGAAGCCGTTCGTCCATTCCTCCAGCAGACATATCTGA